A stretch of Imperialibacter roseus DNA encodes these proteins:
- a CDS encoding GNAT family N-acetyltransferase has translation MRLSDYTIGDEEKILQLFKAAFGKDMSPAYWKWRFQDNPAGKHMIKLMWDEDKLVGHYAVSPVLLNLNKKKVLTSLSMTTMTHPEYGGRGIFGELATALYKDLEEKYQVKAVWGFPNNNSHYAFVQKLGWKNIGLAHTIVCSGEKISRPENVPVNVLDDFTLRHAEILQTEVGKFDISVDRSIDYLRWRYLQNPSHKYKIFEVKGEEGNALAVAKKYVDPTGKMSVNIMEIGGTTSPKLLGQLIGAISHHFSGSPLDCTMWLSLFDRRYALFEKLGFIPSGQTTYLGFYSNFDVAGTMADFRNWYYSFGDSDVY, from the coding sequence GTGAGACTAAGTGACTACACCATAGGTGACGAAGAAAAGATACTTCAGCTTTTTAAAGCGGCATTCGGAAAAGACATGAGCCCTGCTTATTGGAAATGGCGATTCCAGGACAATCCTGCAGGCAAACACATGATTAAATTAATGTGGGACGAGGACAAACTCGTAGGCCATTACGCTGTGAGCCCTGTTCTTCTTAATTTAAATAAGAAAAAGGTGTTGACGTCGCTGTCGATGACCACAATGACCCATCCTGAATATGGCGGCAGGGGGATATTTGGTGAGCTGGCGACGGCACTTTACAAAGACCTCGAAGAAAAGTATCAGGTAAAGGCTGTTTGGGGGTTCCCAAATAACAACTCCCATTATGCTTTTGTGCAAAAGCTTGGCTGGAAAAATATTGGCTTGGCTCACACCATTGTTTGTTCTGGGGAGAAGATCAGCCGACCTGAAAATGTGCCGGTGAATGTGCTGGACGATTTTACTCTTCGACATGCTGAAATACTTCAAACTGAGGTTGGGAAATTTGATATAAGTGTCGATAGAAGTATTGACTACCTCCGCTGGCGATATCTGCAAAATCCAAGTCACAAATACAAAATTTTTGAGGTGAAGGGCGAAGAAGGGAATGCTCTTGCAGTGGCAAAAAAGTATGTTGATCCTACGGGAAAGATGTCTGTAAACATAATGGAGATCGGTGGGACAACCTCTCCCAAACTCTTAGGTCAACTGATAGGGGCTATTTCTCACCATTTTAGTGGTAGCCCTTTGGATTGCACCATGTGGTTGAGTCTTTTTGACAGGAGATATGCGCTATTTGAGAAGCTTGGCTTTATTCCCTCAGGACAGACTACCTATCTTGGATTTTATAGTAATTTTGATGTCGCTGGTACCATGGCTGACTTTAGAAACTGGTACTATTCTTTTGGCGATTCGGACGTTTATTAA
- a CDS encoding sugar transferase, producing MLYRKYFKRLIDLFLGVFAIILLSPLFLMMAIIIPLDSRGPVFYLQDRLGLGKKTFRLYKFRTMTHVDRQVHKQVFGNDPEVTSVGKLLRRLKIDELPQIINVIRGEMSIVGPRPCLASISHLFDKNTEFRFLAKPGLTSLAAIKGSIYLSWGEKWVYDRLYVAKSSFLLDVKIILNTFLVIIFGEKKFLEHPDSSLFKLDTNNQQVTS from the coding sequence ATGCTATATAGAAAATATTTTAAGAGACTTATCGACCTTTTTCTTGGAGTATTCGCCATCATCTTATTATCTCCACTTTTCCTCATGATGGCAATCATCATTCCGCTGGACTCCAGAGGGCCGGTGTTTTATCTCCAGGATAGATTGGGCCTGGGAAAAAAAACTTTCAGGTTGTACAAATTCAGGACGATGACCCATGTCGACAGACAGGTGCATAAGCAGGTTTTCGGCAACGACCCTGAAGTTACGTCGGTCGGTAAATTGTTGAGAAGACTAAAGATTGACGAGTTGCCGCAGATAATTAATGTGATTCGTGGAGAAATGTCTATAGTCGGCCCGAGGCCATGTTTGGCTAGCATATCACACTTGTTCGATAAGAATACGGAATTCAGATTTTTGGCAAAGCCTGGCTTAACAAGCCTGGCTGCGATCAAGGGCAGCATCTATCTGTCCTGGGGAGAAAAATGGGTGTATGACCGACTCTATGTGGCCAAGTCTTCTTTTCTTCTTGATGTGAAAATTATTTTGAATACATTTTTAGTAATTATTTTTGGGGAGAAAAAATTTTTGGAACATCCAGACTCATCCCTTTTTAAACTAGACACCAATAACCAACAAGTAACATCGTGA
- a CDS encoding glycosyltransferase family 4 protein — protein MSKTSPNKDIVFINQSVGYLMIDIIHAFSKDYERIILITGEVIQRNRPLPPNVVIRKVAKYKRSSTIMRFWSWTQSFLKSCWYLLHYSRKAPVFAVSNPPFNVFLSLIFRNKFTYLIYDIYPEAFVEFNYLKKDSFLVRIWQWMNKRSFERATGIFTLTQGMKEVLEKYTEDDKIKVVPIWTDNDFLKPVEKNANPFIEQHDWHNKFIVLYSGNLGKSHPIDDLMKAAQLTTVESILFVIIGDGERKEYLEDLILSHSLTNCQLLPWQAVDVLPYSLGSADIAIVVQGKDASKLAIPSKTYNYLSVGAPIIGIASEDSELCKLIEENNVGYCFTGGDASGLSNFILSLYQDPELRMEISARCLELSKLYSPSNANNFVKYAI, from the coding sequence GTGAGTAAAACGAGTCCTAACAAAGACATTGTATTCATCAATCAAAGCGTAGGCTATTTGATGATTGATATCATCCACGCCTTTAGCAAGGATTATGAGCGGATCATTCTAATTACTGGAGAGGTGATACAGCGGAATAGACCACTACCGCCGAATGTCGTGATCAGGAAAGTTGCCAAATACAAGCGTTCTTCAACCATTATGAGGTTTTGGTCATGGACTCAATCATTTTTAAAGAGCTGCTGGTATCTATTGCATTATTCGAGAAAGGCGCCGGTGTTTGCAGTGTCCAACCCACCATTTAATGTTTTCCTGTCTCTTATTTTTAGAAATAAATTTACCTATCTCATTTACGATATATATCCAGAGGCTTTCGTTGAGTTCAATTATCTAAAGAAAGATTCCTTTCTGGTCAGGATTTGGCAGTGGATGAATAAAAGATCATTCGAGCGAGCCACCGGAATATTCACACTTACCCAGGGAATGAAGGAGGTGCTGGAGAAGTACACCGAAGATGACAAAATAAAAGTTGTTCCTATCTGGACCGATAATGATTTTTTGAAGCCAGTAGAAAAGAATGCCAACCCATTTATTGAGCAGCATGATTGGCACAATAAATTTATTGTGTTATACTCTGGTAACCTTGGTAAATCGCACCCAATTGATGACCTGATGAAAGCTGCACAGTTAACCACCGTAGAGTCTATTTTATTTGTGATCATCGGAGATGGTGAAAGAAAGGAATACCTGGAGGACCTGATTTTGAGTCACAGCCTTACTAACTGCCAGCTTCTTCCATGGCAAGCTGTTGACGTGCTCCCCTATTCTTTAGGTAGCGCCGACATTGCAATAGTGGTTCAGGGGAAGGATGCTTCAAAGTTGGCTATTCCGAGTAAGACTTACAACTATCTGTCGGTAGGCGCACCGATCATCGGTATAGCATCTGAAGACTCGGAACTATGCAAGCTGATCGAGGAAAATAATGTGGGTTATTGCTTTACCGGGGGAGATGCCAGTGGTCTGAGCAACTTCATTTTGAGCCTTTATCAGGATCCGGAGCTTCGTATGGAAATATCTGCGAGGTGCCTTGAGTTGTCAAAGCTGTACAGTCCGTCTAATGCGAATAACTTTGTGAAGTATGCTATATAG
- a CDS encoding glycosyltransferase: MKVLQINSSVNSGSTGRIAEEIGNTLLNEGHQSVIAYGRAGMPSASQSIRIGGQLDIIEHVLLTKLFDRHGFGSKRATKAFVHSLDEVDIVHLHNIHGYYLHVGELFGWLKETQKPVIWTLHDCWAFTGHCTFFDSVGCEKWQTECHHCPKTKFYPASLGVDNSRSNYQVKKALFSGVRNMTIVTPSKWLQLHLKHSFLRDYPSQVIPNGIDVELFSPKDAKVLRNKLGTANKKVILGVASTWDKRKGLADFKSLGKTLDSSWQIILVGLSKKDAGDLPSDILAIPRTESVSELATYYSLADVFVNPTWQDNFPTTNLEALACGTPVITYRTGGSPEAVDNQTGRVVEKGDIDALKSAINEVLATGKVDFSANCVKSARALFNKKDRFTDYVKLYNNIVCE, translated from the coding sequence TTGAAGGTTCTGCAAATCAATTCTTCTGTTAACTCAGGCAGCACTGGGCGCATTGCCGAAGAAATAGGTAACACGCTTTTAAATGAGGGGCATCAAAGCGTCATTGCCTACGGAAGGGCGGGGATGCCGAGTGCGTCTCAGTCCATCAGGATAGGAGGGCAACTCGACATCATTGAACACGTGCTTTTGACTAAGCTTTTTGACAGGCATGGGTTTGGTTCGAAAAGGGCCACCAAAGCATTTGTTCACTCTTTGGACGAGGTAGACATTGTGCATTTGCATAATATCCATGGGTACTACTTACATGTCGGGGAACTATTTGGCTGGCTAAAAGAGACACAAAAGCCCGTAATATGGACACTCCACGACTGTTGGGCGTTTACCGGGCATTGCACCTTTTTTGATTCTGTAGGGTGCGAAAAGTGGCAAACAGAGTGCCACCACTGTCCGAAAACAAAGTTTTACCCTGCAAGCCTGGGGGTGGACAATTCCCGATCAAATTACCAGGTTAAAAAGGCGCTCTTCAGTGGCGTGCGGAACATGACAATAGTAACCCCATCAAAGTGGTTGCAGTTGCACCTTAAACACTCTTTCTTAAGAGACTACCCGTCACAGGTCATTCCAAATGGCATCGATGTCGAGCTGTTTAGCCCCAAAGACGCAAAAGTGCTCAGAAATAAGCTGGGCACTGCAAATAAGAAAGTAATACTGGGCGTGGCAAGCACCTGGGACAAACGAAAAGGCCTGGCTGATTTTAAAAGCCTGGGCAAAACGCTCGATTCTTCCTGGCAAATCATTCTTGTCGGGTTAAGTAAAAAAGATGCCGGCGATTTGCCATCCGATATCCTTGCCATTCCTCGCACCGAGAGTGTCTCGGAGCTGGCAACTTACTATTCTTTAGCCGATGTTTTCGTTAACCCAACATGGCAAGACAATTTCCCAACAACCAATCTGGAAGCTTTGGCATGCGGCACGCCGGTTATCACCTACCGAACGGGAGGAAGCCCTGAGGCTGTGGATAACCAGACCGGCCGAGTTGTTGAAAAGGGCGACATTGATGCGCTGAAGTCGGCAATTAATGAGGTCTTGGCTACTGGGAAAGTTGATTTTTCAGCCAATTGTGTGAAAAGCGCAAGAGCGCTGTTCAATAAAAAGGATCGATTCACCGATTATGTGAAGCTGTATAATAACATTGTTTGTGAGTAA
- a CDS encoding acyltransferase, with protein MSIKRLIKKTVFYGFKAIIGILVYFNHPLYMAIYNRLLVFAGLNMVGKPRFIAKSVRFDDFTRITVGDRLVASMNVHFLTHDYSYTTALIAIGETPDEDIGVLRNISIGDNVFIGMNTIILPGTTIGSNVIVGAGCVVRGNIPDYAIVAGNPANVIGDVREYANKVVNRKGQSLTTDKS; from the coding sequence ATGAGCATAAAGAGATTGATAAAGAAGACAGTATTTTATGGTTTTAAAGCCATAATCGGCATTCTTGTCTATTTCAATCATCCACTCTACATGGCTATCTATAACCGCCTGCTTGTTTTTGCGGGGCTTAATATGGTCGGTAAACCCAGGTTCATTGCCAAAAGTGTAAGGTTTGATGATTTTACCCGAATAACTGTCGGAGACAGGTTAGTTGCCTCCATGAACGTTCATTTCTTAACCCACGATTACAGTTATACAACAGCGCTGATAGCCATAGGAGAGACACCGGATGAAGATATTGGAGTTTTAAGGAATATTTCGATTGGTGACAATGTATTCATCGGGATGAACACCATTATACTCCCGGGAACGACTATAGGCAGCAATGTAATCGTAGGCGCTGGTTGTGTGGTCAGAGGAAACATTCCAGATTATGCGATAGTGGCTGGGAACCCTGCAAATGTTATTGGCGACGTCAGGGAGTACGCTAACAAGGTGGTTAATAGGAAAGGTCAAAGTTTAACAACAGATAAGAGTTGA
- a CDS encoding glycosyltransferase → MSAERKKVLFLIRSLGKGGAERVLVNLLNRFDLNTYEVDLCLVMDLNIYDQEINRQINRVTLFKSYFLVRVLTFLYTRYNINLLWKSTVNRKLRERYDVAISFADSSYTDLLFMLDHQPRKTITWVHSSYNSYSNFNKFYSGARKERIKKARFDKLSTVVFVSEDSKRSFIEVFGEKYHMEVIYNIIDRKGVLSKAKEFEVKKQSKEILIVSLGSLYPVKGFDKLIEAASDLLKENDRVRLMILGDGPLRKQLQEQIDALQLNEKITLEGFKPNPYPYLAAADIFCMSSISEALPTALCEAMILGKPTLVTDCDGCREIVAGGKYGIMVKGYPFDIYQGLLKMSSDTEIRKFYSLKSIERASGFDDEEILKKVYHLIDK, encoded by the coding sequence ATGAGTGCCGAGAGAAAAAAAGTACTTTTCTTGATTAGGTCTTTAGGGAAAGGGGGGGCAGAAAGAGTCTTGGTAAATTTACTAAATAGATTTGACCTAAATACTTATGAAGTTGATCTCTGCCTCGTAATGGATCTGAATATCTATGATCAGGAAATTAATCGCCAAATAAATAGAGTAACACTATTTAAAAGCTATTTTTTGGTCAGGGTGTTGACTTTTTTGTACACACGCTACAACATAAATTTATTGTGGAAGAGCACGGTCAATAGAAAATTAAGAGAGAGGTACGACGTAGCCATCTCATTCGCCGACAGTTCATACACAGACTTGTTGTTCATGCTTGACCACCAACCCCGAAAGACGATCACCTGGGTTCACAGCAGCTATAATTCATACTCCAATTTCAATAAGTTTTATTCAGGCGCTAGGAAGGAGAGAATAAAAAAGGCAAGATTCGATAAACTTTCGACAGTCGTTTTTGTATCAGAAGACTCCAAAAGGAGCTTCATTGAGGTATTTGGTGAAAAGTACCACATGGAGGTGATATACAATATTATCGACCGAAAAGGTGTACTTTCAAAAGCAAAGGAATTTGAAGTTAAAAAGCAGTCAAAGGAAATTCTTATCGTATCGTTGGGCAGCCTTTACCCAGTGAAAGGATTTGACAAACTGATTGAGGCAGCCTCAGATTTACTAAAGGAGAATGACAGAGTACGGTTAATGATCTTGGGAGACGGGCCTCTTCGAAAACAACTTCAAGAGCAAATTGACGCACTTCAACTAAATGAAAAGATAACTCTTGAAGGGTTTAAGCCCAACCCATACCCTTATCTGGCTGCCGCTGATATTTTTTGCATGTCTTCGATTTCGGAAGCGTTGCCAACAGCTCTGTGCGAGGCAATGATTTTGGGTAAGCCCACTTTAGTGACTGACTGCGATGGATGTCGGGAAATCGTAGCTGGTGGAAAATACGGAATAATGGTAAAAGGCTATCCATTTGACATTTACCAGGGGTTATTGAAAATGTCTTCCGATACGGAGATTCGGAAGTTCTACAGCTTGAAATCTATAGAACGGGCGAGTGGCTTTGACGATGAAGAAATCCTTAAAAAGGTTTACCATTTAATTGACAAGTAG
- a CDS encoding serine O-acetyltransferase, producing the protein MMIRSVADKKYFIEADARARQVNTQSLKRNIFQAIKDRIWRFHLLLRNFEYYRNKRKNVFEKAYYHFLRYWFHSLSLRLGFSIPPNVCGPGLFLPHYGTIIINSNVKIGANCLIHASVNIGSTGGSSVAPQIGDNVFIGPGAKIYGEIEIASNCYIGANAVVNKTFAEEYSVLVGLPARAIKTDVLVWWEKNKLNLNPN; encoded by the coding sequence ATGATGATCAGAAGCGTTGCCGACAAGAAGTATTTTATTGAGGCCGATGCGAGAGCAAGGCAGGTGAATACCCAATCACTAAAAAGAAATATTTTCCAGGCGATTAAAGATCGGATTTGGAGATTTCATTTGCTACTGAGGAACTTCGAGTACTACAGGAATAAACGAAAGAACGTTTTTGAGAAGGCGTACTACCATTTTTTAAGATATTGGTTTCATTCGTTGTCATTGAGATTAGGCTTTAGCATTCCTCCCAACGTTTGCGGGCCGGGGCTGTTCTTACCTCACTATGGAACAATTATTATTAACTCAAATGTGAAGATTGGAGCCAACTGTTTGATCCACGCAAGTGTTAATATCGGTTCAACCGGCGGTAGTTCAGTCGCCCCACAGATTGGGGACAACGTATTTATTGGCCCGGGAGCCAAGATCTACGGAGAAATTGAAATAGCCAGCAATTGTTACATTGGAGCAAACGCAGTGGTCAATAAAACTTTTGCCGAAGAGTATTCTGTATTAGTTGGATTGCCAGCCAGAGCAATTAAGACAGATGTATTGGTTTGGTGGGAAAAGAATAAGCTGAATTTAAATCCAAACTGA
- a CDS encoding glycosyltransferase family 4 protein encodes MKVLFILHSTGKASGGHYHSLNHISRVVGRELTAGVITVGSAQSPVLADNPYFIRHVVLQKTGDLPGFFSQLRELYASFEPDVLHFFDTESLNFLLLIPATTRYPLVMSKCGGPNPMRKKWQQVDDLILFSGENYEWFRHNHHYKKTRIHLIPNRVSKLGLLPESKRAERKDDGVINFVRVSRLGGAYEKTLMDSFNLIEKLSVKYKVHFYVIGRIQDEARFQVLRKYAEDKELPVEFITDERASKGADFLYLADFVVGTGRSLIEALSLGIPCLTPAANCSMPVLVTRQNFDGLFATNFSERNRGDDETLATNLDNIERLIEEKEAYQEARKTSLTFFENYFDVERVTGKYVSIYNISLNKAQGLKLVFRNFPYVVKSLLGLALGKNS; translated from the coding sequence ATGAAGGTTTTATTTATACTTCATAGCACTGGCAAGGCCAGCGGAGGTCACTACCATTCTCTGAATCACATCAGTCGGGTGGTGGGGAGAGAATTAACGGCAGGTGTCATAACTGTTGGGTCAGCCCAAAGTCCTGTATTAGCAGACAATCCCTACTTCATCCGGCATGTGGTCTTGCAGAAAACTGGCGACCTTCCTGGGTTTTTCAGCCAGTTAAGGGAGTTATATGCCTCATTTGAACCTGATGTGCTCCATTTTTTTGACACTGAGTCATTGAATTTCCTGCTTTTGATACCGGCTACGACCAGGTACCCCCTGGTAATGAGCAAGTGCGGAGGACCAAATCCAATGCGTAAGAAATGGCAGCAGGTTGATGATTTGATTTTATTCAGTGGAGAGAACTATGAATGGTTCAGACACAATCATCACTATAAAAAGACCAGAATTCATCTTATTCCCAATAGAGTATCCAAACTCGGCTTGCTACCGGAGTCGAAAAGAGCTGAGCGGAAAGATGACGGTGTGATCAATTTTGTGAGGGTATCACGATTGGGTGGCGCCTACGAAAAGACGCTGATGGACTCCTTCAATCTCATAGAAAAGCTATCTGTTAAATACAAAGTCCATTTTTACGTGATAGGAAGAATTCAAGACGAGGCCCGGTTTCAAGTACTCAGAAAATATGCTGAGGACAAAGAGCTACCGGTGGAATTCATTACAGACGAGCGGGCGAGTAAGGGGGCTGATTTTTTGTACCTCGCCGATTTCGTCGTTGGAACGGGGCGAAGCCTGATTGAGGCTCTTTCACTGGGCATTCCCTGCCTTACGCCTGCCGCAAACTGTAGTATGCCTGTATTGGTCACAAGGCAGAACTTCGACGGCCTGTTTGCTACTAATTTTTCAGAGCGGAATAGAGGAGACGACGAAACCTTGGCGACCAACCTCGACAATATTGAGCGATTGATTGAAGAAAAAGAAGCTTACCAGGAAGCAAGAAAAACGTCTTTGACTTTTTTTGAGAATTATTTTGATGTTGAGCGTGTCACAGGGAAATATGTAAGCATATACAACATTTCGCTCAACAAAGCCCAGGGGCTGAAACTTGTGTTTAGGAATTTTCCCTATGTAGTCAAATCATTGTTGGGCTTAGCGTTAGGAAAGAATAGTTAG
- the murB gene encoding UDP-N-acetylmuramate dehydrogenase — MEVFENYDLTSHNSYKIKASCRRAFFPSSESDFLSIYQSHPDSKKVILGGGYNIILSKPYYDEDFILLNEGFANVKVTDGHIMEVEAGANTIRLSELAWEHGLTGMEIFYDIPSSLGGAVVMNAGASGEEIKDILTKVRYLDLADLKVREIKKEDIGFEYRNSFFQKNVDKIVLKAWLQLAVGDKAAIKEKMDRVKEARWAKQPKEFPNAGSVFKRPPGFYVGQMIEELGLKGFSVGGAKVSEKHGGFIINHASATGADILELINIVKHKVHSKFGVELEVEQRVI; from the coding sequence ATGGAAGTGTTTGAAAACTACGATTTGACGTCGCACAATAGTTATAAGATCAAGGCGAGTTGCAGGCGGGCGTTCTTTCCATCCTCCGAATCAGATTTTTTAAGTATTTATCAAAGCCATCCCGACTCCAAAAAAGTGATCCTGGGCGGGGGGTACAATATTATTTTGTCCAAACCTTATTACGACGAAGACTTTATACTTTTGAATGAGGGCTTCGCAAATGTGAAGGTAACTGATGGGCATATCATGGAAGTAGAGGCAGGTGCAAACACCATCCGGCTTTCTGAGTTAGCATGGGAGCATGGCCTAACCGGAATGGAAATTTTTTATGACATACCCAGCTCGTTGGGTGGAGCTGTGGTAATGAACGCCGGAGCCAGTGGGGAGGAAATAAAAGATATTTTGACAAAGGTGCGGTACCTCGACCTGGCCGACCTGAAGGTCAGAGAAATTAAGAAAGAGGATATTGGGTTTGAATACAGAAACAGTTTTTTTCAGAAGAACGTTGATAAAATTGTATTGAAAGCGTGGTTGCAATTGGCCGTTGGCGACAAGGCGGCGATCAAGGAAAAAATGGACAGGGTGAAAGAAGCCAGGTGGGCTAAACAGCCAAAGGAATTCCCTAATGCCGGTAGTGTATTTAAAAGACCTCCTGGCTTTTATGTGGGCCAAATGATTGAAGAGCTTGGGCTGAAGGGTTTTTCCGTTGGAGGCGCCAAAGTCTCGGAAAAACACGGAGGGTTTATCATCAACCATGCCAGCGCCACGGGTGCCGATATACTGGAATTGATTAACATAGTGAAGCATAAAGTTCACAGCAAGTTTGGGGTGGAGTTGGAAGTGGAACAGCGAGTGATATAA
- a CDS encoding oligosaccharide flippase family protein, with translation MPLASVVKDLASVASSKGAMIVFGLGKAMIIARYLGPELNGVITALLVYPTLFMTFGALGVRKSSAFLIGSGQFGEEDVKAGVLQAWLVSTLFSVVSIFILIYYLSNGSHQPLIIFLAIAPVPFSLLNTYLSGIYLGNNQIAEYNKVEWVPTFILFLATVVLVVFAGLSLKGALIAELLAPFLMSVLLISRMRVQKYLSLRINRQLLGSLFSLGMAFAVSLLVINLNYRVDVIIMDWLSNKFEIGIYSKGSVLSQYLWQIPMLLGTIVFARGARATDRRVFSLKVTQLLRISLLIIGSGCVVLALGARLIIMILFGSEFLPSAEVMLWLMPGVLLLTIFKVLNMDMGGQGKPWFALKSMVPALGLNIVLNILLIPRYGAVGAAFTSTLSYSLGGILFLYQYSSATGISIREIFAYSREDFAFLDPYIKKIKNRLG, from the coding sequence ATCCCCCTGGCCAGCGTCGTTAAAGATTTAGCAAGTGTTGCCAGCTCCAAGGGAGCAATGATCGTGTTTGGCTTGGGCAAGGCAATGATCATTGCAAGGTATTTGGGGCCGGAGTTGAACGGAGTAATAACTGCACTTTTGGTTTACCCAACACTGTTTATGACGTTTGGAGCGCTTGGCGTGCGCAAGTCTTCTGCCTTTTTGATTGGGAGTGGTCAGTTCGGGGAGGAAGATGTAAAGGCAGGCGTGTTGCAGGCCTGGCTGGTGAGTACGCTTTTTAGTGTTGTGTCTATTTTTATTCTCATCTATTATTTGTCTAATGGCTCCCACCAACCTCTGATTATTTTTTTAGCCATAGCCCCGGTCCCGTTTAGTTTGCTTAATACTTATTTGTCTGGCATCTATTTGGGCAATAATCAGATTGCTGAGTATAACAAGGTAGAGTGGGTGCCAACCTTTATCCTCTTTCTGGCGACTGTGGTATTGGTCGTTTTTGCTGGTCTCTCTCTGAAAGGGGCCTTAATAGCTGAGTTGCTGGCACCTTTTCTCATGAGTGTCCTGCTTATCTCAAGGATGCGGGTTCAGAAATATTTGTCACTGCGCATTAACAGACAGCTGCTGGGTTCTTTATTTAGCCTCGGAATGGCATTTGCTGTCTCTTTGTTGGTGATTAATCTCAACTACAGAGTGGACGTAATCATCATGGATTGGCTCTCCAATAAGTTTGAAATAGGTATTTACAGCAAAGGCTCAGTGCTGTCGCAATACCTGTGGCAAATCCCCATGCTGTTAGGCACCATCGTATTTGCCAGGGGGGCAAGGGCGACAGACAGGAGAGTTTTTTCGTTGAAAGTAACCCAGCTGCTGAGGATTTCGCTCCTGATCATAGGGTCAGGGTGTGTAGTATTGGCGTTAGGTGCCCGGCTTATCATCATGATTCTCTTCGGAAGTGAATTTCTACCCAGTGCCGAAGTAATGCTATGGCTAATGCCTGGTGTGTTGCTTCTTACCATTTTTAAAGTATTGAACATGGACATGGGTGGGCAGGGAAAGCCCTGGTTTGCGCTAAAGTCTATGGTGCCGGCTTTGGGTTTGAATATAGTATTGAATATTCTCCTGATACCCAGGTATGGCGCCGTGGGCGCCGCTTTTACCTCCACTTTGAGCTACTCTCTGGGGGGAATCTTGTTTTTGTATCAGTATTCAAGCGCTACAGGGATAAGCATCCGGGAAATATTTGCCTATTCCAGGGAAGATTTTGCTTTCTTAGATCCCTACATAAAAAAAATAAAAAATCGACTTGGCTAA
- a CDS encoding sulfotransferase domain-containing protein produces MKPSFLIAGIMKSGTSFLDDLMRGHPQIYMPERNMKFSYFDDDRVFRNGPKWYESIFIPPSESSIIGQTSADCAFNPGSIERIKELVPDVKLIFVIRSPIERAYSLYWHQIRMGREISSFEDVISSEKLRTKRSYYDFKMYSYIQRSRYKRQFDIVFDYFDEANIRIIPFELLIHNEVYFLNYLFEFVGVDKIESMDELSLDVVKKNPAKLPSSKLVLHLSYRLQKLGFLGVGRYILNKTLVEARPPKIDPSTKEKLEAELHEDIAFHKAICQKFEKELIKSSSQPLT; encoded by the coding sequence ATGAAGCCAAGTTTCCTTATTGCAGGGATTATGAAAAGTGGCACGTCTTTTTTGGATGATCTAATGCGAGGTCATCCACAAATTTATATGCCGGAAAGAAATATGAAGTTCAGTTATTTTGACGATGACAGAGTGTTTAGGAATGGACCAAAATGGTATGAATCTATATTTATCCCACCTAGTGAAAGTTCCATCATTGGTCAAACATCCGCAGACTGTGCATTTAATCCAGGTAGTATTGAGAGAATAAAAGAGTTAGTGCCAGATGTAAAACTGATTTTTGTAATCAGAAGCCCTATCGAAAGGGCTTATTCGCTTTATTGGCATCAAATTCGAATGGGTAGAGAAATATCTAGTTTCGAAGATGTGATATCAAGTGAGAAATTGAGGACAAAAAGAAGTTACTACGATTTTAAGATGTACTCTTACATCCAAAGAAGTAGGTATAAGAGGCAGTTTGATATAGTTTTTGATTATTTCGATGAAGCCAACATAAGAATAATTCCATTTGAATTGCTCATTCACAACGAGGTATACTTTCTGAATTATCTATTTGAGTTTGTTGGTGTCGACAAAATTGAGTCAATGGATGAGTTAAGTCTTGATGTTGTAAAAAAAAATCCGGCGAAGCTTCCATCATCCAAATTAGTTTTGCATTTGTCTTATAGGCTTCAAAAATTAGGGTTTTTGGGAGTGGGACGATATATCCTGAACAAAACCCTGGTGGAGGCCAGACCTCCAAAAATTGACCCCTCAACAAAGGAGAAGCTGGAGGCAGAGCTGCACGAAGATATTGCTTTCCACAAGGCTATTTGTCAAAAGTTTGAGAAAGAGCTTATTAAATCGTCCAGTCAACCTCTTACCTAA